The Silene latifolia isolate original U9 population chromosome Y, ASM4854445v1, whole genome shotgun sequence sequence TTTTCTGGAAACTGAATTTTTGCAAAGAGAtaatttttagaaagagaaagaagaaaattaGAAATTGGAATGTGAAGACAAACACGGCAAAGGCAGGATATTTATAACCGCAAATTTataacggctaggaaagcaagtggttgAGATTAAtaatgactctcctagggttttgtgaacctaccatATTTATGGCAAGTAgccgttacaagaagttgaatcaAACACTAATTCTAATCCGATAAAAAATCCCTGCCCAAATCCTtcgcctggcccaaatttttatctccttattcttggacagacccaataatggaataagcagataaggggcaattgttgggcccaaaattatcctgctatcctgcctgacctgacataggCCTGGCAACAGCCAAAGCCGagttccaagcaaaagacatctgaaaccagACATTGATCAAGTATGGACAGGCACCAAACAGGAGTTGATAAAAGACAGGTGAAAGATAACCAGTAGCCTGAAAGGGAAAAACACCAGGCTAACATCGAATAAGCATTGCAGGCGAAAAACAGGCAATTTATATAtactccctacaaaaaaggaagaccaattcaaaaAGGAAAAGATATAGGGGATAGTCAAAAGCAACGGCTAAATAAGATGGCAACTACCTCcaggtaaatagggcacatgccctatttaccaggaaaccctaaacggcagaGAGAAAACGGTGAAAACAAGTATAAATATAAGAGAAGACAAAATCAGAAAGGACATTACACACTCTCTCATCCTTACTTACATTTGTGTATTCTTAAGCATTATAATTTCGCCTGTCAGGCCTGATAtaccaatactctgtcaggctatctaaaatcatagtaacaatcactcctggcttggtgcccgtggttttttcccttattcccagggtttttccacgtataaaatctctGTGTTATTATTTGTTACCTGTTATTTTACTTAATAATACTAGTCAGGCGAATTGTTTGAGTTAGATTACCCTACATATAAACCCCTGGCAGGGTATTCATGTTCAGTGAAATCCCTGTCAAAACAGAAGGCCTTTGATTCTGTGAGTTGGTCTTTTCTTGCTGATTGTTTAAGACTCTTTGGTTTTCCAACTGAGTTCACTTCTGGGGTTTTAGCTTATGTTACCTCGTCTCACTTTTCCCTAAACATCAATGGAGTAACTGAGGGATTTTTCCCAGGCAGGAGAGATCTTAGACAGGGGGACCCTCTCTCCCCATACTTGTTTGCCTTGTGTATGGCAGTTTTATCATGGTTACTGAGGCACCACCCCTCTCACCCTGGGTTTTCTTATCATCCTAAATGTGTGTAGATTAATCTCACACATCTAGTTTTTGCAGATTATCTCTTGGTTTTTACTGGAGATGACCTCCCCTCTATAAAAGCAGTTAGTAATTGTCCAGCTCTTTTTGCTACATATTCTGGGCTAAGGGTCAACCCAATGAAAACCAATCTGAACTTTGGTGGGGTATCTTCTCAGATAAAGGCTCTTATCCTCTTTACTACAAGGTGTGCAGAAGGAGATTTCCCTGTTAGATATCTGGGCATCCCTCTCTTTAGTGCTAGACTTACTCAGAAGCATTTCCAGCCAATGCTAGATAAAATCAAGAGCAAGATCCCTCATTGAGCAAATCATCTTCTTAGTTATGCAGGTAAGATTGCACTAATTAACTCAGTTATTTTTGGTCTCCAAAATTTCTGGGGTGCTAGTGTATTGCTCTGATAAGAAATTGCTTAAAAGATTACAAAACTTTGTATGCATTTCTTATGGGGTGTTGAAGAGGGGCATCATAAACTGGTGTTTAAGAACTGGGACAGTTTCTGTCTCCCTAGAAAAGAGGGTGGGGTTAATATCAAGGAAATTCTAAGTTGGAATAAAACCCAACTTATGATTTGGATCAGAAAGCTTGAACTTGACTCGAACACTATATGGGCTGAATGGGTAAAAGCTTATCTGCTTAAGGGCAAAAGCATCTGGGAATTTCAAGTCACTACTGCTCATTCCTGGGGGATCCACAATATAGTCTCTTGTAAGGACAGTTTGATTGAGCATGCAGGGTCTTTGGAGAGAACTAGGAGTCTTCTCTGCAAACATGATTTTAAGAAGCAGATATATAAACTTCTTCGTCCAAAAGGGGCTTCCTTCTCTGCTTATAAGACTTTGGGAGATCCACTTAACTTCCCTGAGCATATAGTGATAGGACTCCTCGCTGCCCAAGACAAGCTTGCTGCCCTTGACAACATATGCAAGAGAGGATTTCTTCTTGCCAATAGATGTGCCTTGTGCTACTACCAAGCTGAAAGTAGAAATCATTTGTTCTTTGAGTGTGCATTCTCTTCTGAAGTCTGGCAAGCTATCACTCAGTGGCTTAAAATCCCTGCAATTACAGGTTTCTCTAGACTGATCCGTTGGTTTAAAGCTTGTAACTGTGGGGTGAGCCGGGCCAAGAGGTAAAGGAGATGTACGTTCCTTTGCGCTGTATATTTGTTATGGCTGGAGCGTAATCGAAGGATCTTCCAGCGCAAGCACTCTCAGATGGCAACTATAATTGGGCATATCAAGTTTCTCGTAATCATTAGATTTGAAAAATATTTTGGACTGTATGACTGAGTTGGTTCTTTTTACTTTGTGATTTTCTTAGGTTGTTTAAGGTGGCCTCATTGGCTTTCCTTGTAGTGAAGCATAGGATCTTGTACCTCCTCATTGATAATTAATATATATGATCCTAATTCcctgcaataataataataataataataataataataataataataataataataataataataataataataataataataataataataataataataataataataataataataataataataagggtagagttccggtgagaacggggcttatcgtgagaacggtgagaaccaaTCCCTACCATTCAATTTTGATCTAAGGGACAAGATTTAACATCATCTTAAAGGTTAAGCTTTAATATTACACCCAATCCACCCAAAAGTCAATGAACAAAAGGTCAACACCGGTCAAGGGTGGTGATCGCCGGTCAATGGTGGTGCCGGTGGTCGTTGGTCCTGGTCAAGGGTGGTTGATCGCCGGTCAATGGTGGTCACCGGTGGTGGTCAACGCCGGTGGTTGATCACGGTCAATGGTGGTCACGGTGGTCGCCGGTGGTGGTCAACGCCGGTCAATGGTAGCCGGTGGCTGGTAAGGCGGAGGGTCAACGGTGGTTGAAGGTGGTCAACAGCCACCAATGGTCAATGATGATCAACAATTTCAAACTTCAAAAATGTTGTTGATGGGGATTGAACCCACAacctcttggttgaaatgcacttACTTTTACCACTGTGACACATGCATCTTATTGTTATTTTTgtatctcttttatatatatatctttgttaagacctgagttaaaacaatatgtacCTCTAATAAGTATTAAATGTACTTCcagtttatatttaatgtacatTCCTTATAAAATCAATGTACATGATGAGTTAGTTAAGTGTACTTGATAAAAATTGAACAACATATTTTATGTACTTAtgttaattattctttgtatctatactttatatttaatttacctCCAATATATATAATGTGTCCCCGATGAGTAAGTGAAATAAAGTTAATAAACAATTGTAGTAAATATGATATGTAGCTATAATTATTAAAATGTACATTTATTATATATTTCATGTCCCTTCTATATTATTAAAATGTACTTGAATAACTATTGAAACATGCCTTGTAACTAATTAAGATATACATGgtatgtaactttaatatttattatatgtacctataatatatatttaatgtgcctcttatataaataaaatgtacataataaaaaatcgagtcataattgataattaattaaaataaatatgatatgtacctttaataagtattatatggacctatattataaatttaatgtacctCTCATATACATAAAATGTAAATGATTTATTCATCCGTgcaagataattaattaaaataaacatgatatgaATCTATAATCGTTAATAAATGTACCTATTGTAGATATATTGAATGTACCTCCTAAACAAATTAAAGGTACTTGATGATTTGTTGAAACGTGATtgataaataatttaaataaaaataaatacttTGATATGTACCCATAGTTATTATAAGATGTACCTATATCATATGGTCAATGTACActttacacacacacacacacacacacacacacacacacacacacacacacacacacacacacacacacacacacacacacacatatatatatatatatatataatgaaccTAACGAATTAATGATATGAATTTAATAGATAATTGAAATATACATGACATGTCATATAAGAATATATTATGTACCTCCAATGAAAATAAAATGTACCTTCGGCATAAATATATTGTACGtacatttttcattaaaatattataacctataacaaatgtaaattttataataattatgtaaatAATAAGTACAAATTATCATAAGTACATACGATATTTTGTTCAATCTTTATCaaatatatttaactaactaAGCATTGCATTGATTTTATACTGAATGTACATTGTATATAAGTTAGACGTacatttaataattattataggtacatattattttaactcaggtcttaacatatacacatatatcaaaagagatacaaaaataacaacaagatGCTTGTGGCACAGTGGTAATAGCAAGAGCATCtcaaccaagaggtcatgggttcaaaCCTCACTAACAACCTTTTTGAAGTTTCACTAAGTGGTTTATCATCTTTGACTATTGGCCGTTAACCACCGCTGACCGACCGCCGGCCACTGCCAGCCACCTTGTATAATAGAGTTAATCACAACCCTTAGATTAGATTTAGTGGAGTTAAATCTAATGGTTGAAaagtgttctcaccgttctcacctaaAGGGTTGTTCTCATATGATcccaaatctaataataataataataataataataataataataataataataataataataataataataataataataataataataataataataataataataataagctttgctagacttagctttgctgttgctaagggtatgggagcccagcttgtttctcggctcctcaccaatttcatgtaaactttttttttttttaatgaaagttgcgcgcatctttttttttaaaaataataataataataataataaaaataataataataataataataataataataataataataataataataataataataataataataataataataataataatgccgcGCGGggttttactgcgactacaggctctggtatcttaggtaaccctagtgaaattgctgcccccaaacttatgaagaaattggcagacatttatttcgcgacgatTCTTCTTTGCCTCTCAgtggtctgttttctctttgacaccacgccagcttgctttgtggcagtctcagcaaggttcccactcctctgattggttgcatACGGCTCCTATCTCgaggttgggtcagactatgaacgggaggaatTACCGTAGTGTGCATGTATATCGTCTGGGTGTTTCGTTATTCACGgtctctaggccctgtcctgcttgctctcgagTTTTTGCGTATGATGTTTGttgggaccacgctgtttcttgtactggtactgtgggcgttaaacatcggcattacctcgtccgtgacactcttttcgacatctgctatcgatctggtatttctgcgggaaaggaggttgatatcggtttggttgacgggcatggtggttctcttcgtcctgcggatttgcttatttattcttgggacagaggaCGTGATGTGTGCAttgacttgacagggtcttctcctttgactcggactggaatgacggattttgtgcctggccgggttgttgctgatgctactcagcgtaagtgtgctaagtacggggatttgtgcgcggcagcgggttatggtttccttcccttctctttctcatcacttgcggatgctgttgccttgctcaagcggatccagaaattctcggtatctcaggatgcgggggctccggtggccgcttacatttttactagacttagctttgctgttgctaagggtgtgggagcccagcttatttctcggctccccaccaattcatgtaaacttttatttttcttttaatgaaagttgcgcgcatcttttttattaaaaataataataataataataataataataataataataataataataataataataataataataataataataataataataataataataataataataataataataataataataatgataataataataatgataataatgataataataataataataatgataatgataatgataatgataataataataataataataatgataataataataatgataataataataataataataataataataataataataataataataataataataataataataataataataataataataataataataataataataataataataataataataataataatatgatgatgatgatgatgatgatgatgatgatgatgatgatgatgatgatgatgatgatgatgatgatgatgatgatgatgatgatgatgatgatgatgatgatgatgataataataataataataataataataataataataataataataataataataataataataataataataataataataataataataataggccCCTGCGTCCGGCGGATcttttgctttattcttgggacagcgGACGAGATGTGTGTGTTGATATGACTGGATCATCTCCTTTGACTCAGTCTGGGATGTCTGACTTTATGCCCGGACACGTGGTAGTTGATGCGGCTCAGCGCAAATGTGCCAAGTATTAGAGCTTTTGTGAGGCGGTTCGCTATAGgttcttacctttttctttctcttcgttGGGGGAGTTATGGACAGACGATGTTGCCTCACTTAAGCGGATTCATAAATTTTTTGTGTCCCAGATACCGGTGCTCGCGTTgctgctgtaacacccccatacaccaaggtgccttacc is a genomic window containing:
- the LOC141628076 gene encoding uncharacterized protein LOC141628076: MATTSRLFGFPTEFTSGVLAYVTSSHFSLNINGVTEGFFPGRRDLRQGDPLSPYLFALYYLLVFTGDDLPSIKAVSNCPALFATYSGLRVNPMKTNLNFGGVSSQIKALILFTTRCAEGDFPVRYLGIPLFSARLTQKHFQPMLDKIKSKIPH
- the LOC141628077 gene encoding uncharacterized protein LOC141628077, encoding MHFLWGVEEGHHKLVFKNWDSFCLPRKEGGVNIKEILSWNKTQLMIWIRKLELDSNTIWAEWVKAYLLKGKSIWEFQVTTAHSWGIHNIVSCKDSLIEHAGSLERTRSLLCKHDFKKQIYKLLRPKGASFSAYKTLGDPLNFPEHIVIGLLAAQDKLAALDNICKRGFLLANRCALCYYQAESRNHLFFECAFSSEVWQAITQWLKIPAITGFSRLIRWFKACNCGVSRAKRLFKVASLAFLVVKHRILYLLIDN